In Dendropsophus ebraccatus isolate aDenEbr1 chromosome 14, aDenEbr1.pat, whole genome shotgun sequence, the following proteins share a genomic window:
- the TMUB2 gene encoding transmembrane and ubiquitin-like domain-containing protein 2, which yields MGMESPPPTMIEGLGDEVTVVVGIFILLLALVLAWLSTYVAEGNDPLLGSLIPTGRREPLIGLSNPVPPSPEPPRAVEPQVEKPEEGEQGQGGEQDTDTENATLDQMLDIQGVPKRGQPAPPASEEEEVQGAGDAAGQEASQGVARTKGPEEEEGKEQDSGIRRRSIGREWRKKGSAVQEQNQTEEGMITVRLKFLNETEELALVRPDDTIGTLKSKYFPGQEPQMKLIFQGQLLHDSTQTLRSLHITDNCVIHCHRSQATASSSPVGPESGGTSQEHAGLTPPIGNLMIPVFVVMLALIWYFRINYRQFFTAPATVSLVGVTVFFSFLVFGMYGR from the exons ATGGGCATGGAGTCGCCCCCGCCCACCATGATAGAGGGGCTCGGTGATGAGGTGACTGTGGTAGTGGGGATTTTTATCTTACTCCTAGCTCTAGTACTGGCATGGCTGTCCACCTATGTAGCCGAAGGCAACGACCCTCTGCTGGGCAGTCTGATACCCACCGGGCGTAGAGAACCTCTTATAGGCCTCAGTAACCCTGTGCCTCCCAGTCCAGAGCCACCACGAGCTGTGGAGCCTCAGGTAGAAAAACCAGAAGAAGGGGAGCAAGGCCAAGGAGGTGAGCAAGATACAGACACTGAAAACGCCACCCTGGATCAGATGCTGGATATCCAAGGAGTGCCTAAACGTGGTCAGCCAGCGCCCCCTGCAAGTGAAGAGGAGGAAGTGCAGGGGGCAGGAGACGCCGCAGGTCAGGAGGCTTCTCAGGGAGTAGCAAGAACTAAAGGTCCGGAGGAAGAGGAAGGTAAAGAGCAGGATTCTGGTATCCGGCGGCGGAGTATAGGCCGAGAATGGAGGAAGAAGGGCAGCGCGGTCCAGGAGCAGAACCAGACCGAAGAAGGAATGATCACAGTCAGGCTCAAGTTCCTCAACGAAACCGAAGAACTGGCTTTAGTGAGGCCAGATGACACCATTGGGACATTGAAAAG TAAGTACTTCCCCGGTCAGGAGCCGCAGATGAAGCTCATCTTCCAGGGACAGCTCCTCCATGACTCCACCCAGACCCTGCGCTCCCTCCACATCACAGACAACTGCGTCATCCACTGCCACCGCTCTCAGGCCaccgcctcctcctccccggtgGGACCTGAATCAGGAGGGACTTCCCAGGAGCACGCAGGCCTCACGCCTCCCATCGGTAACCTGATGATCCCAGTCTTTGTGGTCATGTTGGCCCTGATCTGGTATTTCCGGATCAATTACCGTCAGTTTTTCACGGCTCCCGCCACCGTTTCCTTGGTGGGGGTCACCGTATTCTTCAGCTTTTTGGTCTTTGGCATGTATGGACGATAA
- the SPRTN gene encoding DNA-dependent metalloprotease SPRTN: protein MDADLLLAIQLQEEYDREEAAGESRRGQQGSKTATAAATGHPGSKTNGHPPLMAVVDPSWELLDPNPNIHELFLQFNAMFFWGKLVGVEVKWSHRMTLCAGVCSYEGRGGLCSIRLSKPLLQLRPRKDLVETLLHEMIHALLFVTDNNKDHDGHGPEFHKHMNRINGLTGSKISVYHSFHDEVEEYRKHWWKCNGPCQNRPPYFGYVKRSMNRAPSKLDPWWSEHQRSCGGTYIKVKEPEKKADKDKKKDSASDKQPSNIPEVKGKPEKADIRSFFPFSGTGYRLGQPSQVSVLVTVRSPPPPSSSTKAITSPPVKPVQTTSALSTVLNKNINPRPNLPKVSVANTKVFKNINGSPIRLPAKDRNVSKLSGSKVGTLDSYTQKRLSFVVPTSSQGAPSTSQGSSRDESQDRPPKRPRLETQTSKDNFQGGSSIREAPVVVLDEEPSSNPTVGMVSCPVCGAKVQETKINDHLDSCLNG, encoded by the exons ATGGACGCGGATCTGCTGTTGGCGATACAGCTGCAGGAGGAGTATGACCGGGAGGAGGCGGCCGGGGAGAGCCGGCGGGGGCAGCAAGGCTCCAAGACCGCCACCGCCGCTGCTACCGGGCACCCGGGATCCAAGACCAATGGTCACCCCCCGCTCATGGCTGTAGTGGACCCGTCCTGGGAGCTGCTGGACCCCAACCCGAACATACATGAGCTCTTCCTGCAGTTCAATGCGATGTTCTTCTGGGGGAAGCTGGTCGGGGTGGAGGTGAAGTGGAGCCACAGGATGACGCT ATGTGCGGGGGTGTGTTCCTATGAAGGACGAGGAGGACTATGCTCGATACGTCTCAGCaaacccctgctgcagctcagaccgAGGAAAGACCTGGTAGAG ACTCTTCTCCATGAGATGATTCACGCCCTTCTCTTTGTCACTGACAACAATAAGGACCACGACGGTCACGGGCCGGAGTTCCACAAACACATGAACCGTATCAATGGTCTGACTGGTTCTAAGATATCG GTTTACCACAGCTTCCACGATGAGGTGGAGGAGTACAGAAAACATTGGTGGAAGTGTAATGGACCCTGTCAGAATAGACCTCCGTATTTTGGTTACGTGAAGCGCTCGATGAACCGAGCTCCATCCAAACTCGATCCTTGGTGGTCCGAACATCAGAGGTCCTGTGGAGGGACATATATAAAAGTGAAGGAGCCGGAGAAGAAGGCTGATAAAGACAAGAAGAAGGATAGCGCCTCTGACAAGCAGCCGAGTAATATCCCGGAAGTAAAAG GAAAACCGGAGAAGGCTGACATCCGTTCATTTTTTCCATTCAGCGGCACCGGTTACAGACTGGGACAGCCCAGTCAGGTGTCGGTCTTGGTGACGGTCCGTAGCCCCCCGCCGCCATCGTCTTCCACTAAAGCCATAACAAGCCCTCCAGTGAAACCAGTGCAGACCACCAGTGCCTTGTCCACCGTTCTCAACAAAAACATCAACCCAAGGCCCAACCTGCCCAAAGTGTCCGTGGCAAACACCAAAGTGTTCAAAAATATCAATGGCTCTCCGATAAGGCTCCCTGCAAAGGACAGGAATGTTTCCAAACTATCAGGGTCAAAAGTTGGCACTCTGGACAGCTATACCCAGAAGAGGCTGTCCTTTGTAGTGCCAACCAGTTCTCAGGGTGCCCCATCTACCTCACAGGGATCAAGCCGTGACGAGAGTCAAGACCGACCTCCAAAAAGACCTCGTCTGGAGACACAAACCTCCAAAGACAACTTCCAGGGAGGCAGCTCCATTAGGGAAGCACCAGTCGTAGTTCTAGATGAGGAACCGTCGTCCAACCCCACAGTCGGGATGGTGAGCTGCCCGGTGTGTGGAGCCAAGGTGCAGGAAACCAAGATCAATGACCATCTGGACAGCTGCTTAAATGGCTAA